Genomic segment of Mercurialis annua linkage group LG6, ddMerAnnu1.2, whole genome shotgun sequence:
aattAGAAGATCGCCTTATTAACTCATGTACGTCATGGTGTTAATTATTCATTCCTTTTAACAAATGAATGCTACAATCATTCAATTGAATCATTCGATTGTTAAAAAGATACTGCATTGCTGACTTCATTTTAAGAAAATCCATAATTATTTTTGGCAGCATGTGAAAGACCACCAAATTAGTGCCAAACTGGCTAAATGCTTGGAAATTTCAATAGAAACAAAATATTATCTAGTTTTATGAATACAATCAAGTAACTATTGGATATGTATGTATATTGGTATGATTGAGTTCAGTTGTATTGTTTGAATCCAGTTACTTatcaattatataattaattaccttcagaaaaaaaaaatataatctttttaaattttattatttcaaaatattcaattttttattttttttatttgtggttCAATCTTCAGACACATTACTTTTGATCTAATTCCAGTACCTGGATTTCAACTATAAGATgtccaatttttttacaaaaagttaaatattttgatgttttatttataataaaaatattcaaacttcgtcaattatcaaaataatttaatttgattatatataaaaaaaaacagatttaattttttatttgcatATATGTCAAATTGGTTacaattaaaatacaattatcataattaaaaaactagcgttttttctaaaataatgaactatgaataaataaaatttaaaacttaattttttttgagtgatttaggtatttttaaaaatatataactgAATTCATGCATTATAATAATAGACATGACtacttataaaaattaaaaatagtgcAAATTATTGTGAGACCCTTcacatatgtcataatttaGAGTTAGGTatctcttattttaaaattaaacaatttggtacctcatttttaattccgttaacaatTAAAGGCTTAtattagttccgttaataatttggtattcacttttaaacgatttgtgACCCCACTTCCAATTATATCAACGATTTTCGAcacctcacttttaattttattaacggTTTGATATCCAAATTTAACAAAGGTTGTAattgtttgtaaaattaaaaatgaggcACCATATCATTTGATTTGCAAATAAGAGATACCAAATTATGAATTATGACATATCTAGAGAAtctcatagtaatttgctcttaaaaatattagtaaaaattaatctccattttataatttaaaaaccaTACCGCCATCTCGTATTAGAGTTTAACTTCTTACTTTTGCGCTCTTTTTCAAATCTGATTTTAGCGTTTTTATAAAagtgtttaaaacattttctaAAGGCACGATTTGCAACCGTTTTCAATAACagtttttacaaaagtttcaaacagtttttaaaaacataatttacagtaatttgtaaaaacaatttttaactCCCGTGTTTAAAAAGGTTTTTAAACCATAGTTTgcaacaatttttaaaacatagtATCCAAAATAGTTTGTGTAAgagtttcaaacaatttttcATGTTATATTAACAAATATTGTGAATTTTAGAGTTGTAGTGTATTACTTCTGCATTTTTATTGTGATTTGTTGTGTTCTTGCATTTGTTAATTCTACAGTACGATTTGTtaatgatggttgattgctgaataattttaatattacagTGATGATATtgttgatcttgtgttgatATTCAGTTGACATTTTGTTGATCTTGTCAAATTGTATTAAAGTAGAGTACTGATActtgattgattttataattgacgAAGAAGACGTCATTGTatgtgaaaaatattaaaagaattaaatttttttcaaaataaaatagtgatacattaaagtttaattaatatGTGACTGATTTTTGATTGATATTAGAATTGGTGAAAAATACGACATtgtgcaaaaaaataaaaaaataaatattcagtatactaataaatgCAGAAAAATTACaggcaaaaaataaataattaaaaaaaatgaaaaataaaagttaattgaaaaattaaattatctagtgtactatattttaatttaatcctttgttgatattttgttaactttaaaattgacgaagaaaacaaaactttatattaaaaaaatcaaaaaaatcaaaacaattaaaaattaaatagttgaTGTATAATAAGTGCATAAAAATTATAGGGAAAATGTGCAGAAATGACCCTCATGTATAAACCGTGTCTCTTGTTGGCActtcatgtatttcggatctcaaatatGACACTAACGTTGtgaaaaagtgttaaaaaacacaaaaaatggaCGGCGTTAAACAGAAATGTGTACGGTATTAAACAAAAATGTTAACATAAGggtcatttttttataatttttcaagatgctagggtcatttttgagatCTAAAATACATGAATTGCCAAcattaggggtgtgcattcggtttgaaccgaaccgaatttttgGGTTTTTAAAAACCGATTCGAATCGAAATTTTAGAGaaagaaaatatttcaaaccgaaccgaaccggtCAGTTTGGtcattttttttggttcagtttATATGTAAAACAGTCAAAAAAAATTTTACacttaaaaccgaaccgaaccgaccaacaTAAATTTATGTACAATTTTAAACCGAACTGAATTTGtcagttcggtttttcggtttcggTCAATTTTGCACATCCCTAACCAACATGAGATGCATGCTATACATTATGGTcatttttgtaactttttccaaaattatatataaaaagttaaaaaatattaaaaaagaaagcATAAAAAACCCCATCTTTttagggacgatgacaaaagtacctaaaatttaaaaatatttacaaaagtgcctgtaaactttttttatttataaaaatacgactgatttaaaattaattacaaaagtaccaaaaaatgaaaattaattacaaaagtacgatttgtataatgttggtataattatgatataattttggaatactaaaactataaatcagataatttaaaaataatatttggtttattattggtataatttcagtatattttcggtacatcgattataaatttttatatatattttctaattgataacatgtatattttttatatatatacttttcactatagttggtaatgaactagagaatttgtatattgttggtataattttagtatattgttagattaatatttagtatgcaatgtggtgtaatgttgatataataataaaatttcagtatattttgatgcgTACATttttggtatactgttggtataattttggtatattattaatttaatttttagtatacgatttgatgtaattttggtaaaatattaataaaatctcagtatgtataatgtcggtataattttagtatagtgttgatataatgttgatataatgttagtttattagtatactcaTTATATCCACAGCATACACCgcatgtttgatattttttttattttttttacttttataaatattattaatatttttgtaaatgaaaaaagtcaacatatacttttataattttttttatttttttttggtaaatggtgtaatttcctcatctttttattgatattttcttttcttttggctCGGCCTCATTTTGTAAAAATCAAAACACTTTTGATGAATAGAACAAAGTGGAAACAACTAACTCCAATGacaaaaactcaaaaaagtcaaaattagGAAGAGTGAAATTGATTTTGTCTACTCATTAAAATGTGGACATTGGAccttatcatcatcatcatcctaTCCTAGGTATATATTATTTGAAGTCAATAAAATAACCAATCAAAACCATGCAagctcacacacacacacactagcTAATAGCTATATGACAACAAACCTTCACTAATAAAACCCACACCCTTCCCTTTGCAAACACCTCCCCCACTTCAGCCCCAGCTTACATCTTCATTTCCTAACTATCTTTTAGAACCAAACCCATAATTTTATTCTCCTAAATATCttgttatttttatagtttttgtttGATCAGAAAATAATAATGCAAGGAAAAAGTAGCTGTGAATTACCTCCTGGTTTTAGGTTCCACCCAACTGATGAGGAATTGATCATGTATTACCTTCGTAACCAAGCAACATCTAAGCCATGCCCTGTCTCCATAATACATGAAGTTGATATATACAAGTTTGATCCCTGGCAATTACCTGGTTAGTTTCTATATTATACCCAATTCCCTtatttgttttactttttttatgatctacgtagcacggaaacggacaCGGAAAAACAGGACACGGACACCAAGTGTCCAACATGTTTCTGAAACGGAAAACGTTGATCGAGTGGAGTGTATATGTGCTACCTAGTTTATGATTGATATGATATGTTGTATATTATGCAGAGAAAGCAGAATTTGGTGAAAAGGAATGGTACTTTTTCAGCCCTCGTGACCGGAAGTATCCGAATGGCGTAAGGCCTAACCGAGCAACAGTTTCTGGGTATTGGAAGGCTACTGGCACAGATAAGGCCATTTACAGTGCTTCTACTTATGTGGGTGTCAAGAAAGCTCTTGTGTTTTACAAAGGGAAGCCACCGAAGGGTATTAAAACTGATTGGATCATGCATGAATATCGTTTAAATGATTCAACAAAGTATACCATCAAACAAAATGGATCCATGAGAGTAAGCTCTTCTCCAACCATTCAACTTTAATTTATGTTATATAtcagagcaaattactatgagacTCCTGTATATGTCATAATCCACGGTTTGGTAtttcttgtttgaaaatcaaataatttgatATCTCATTTTTAATGTCGTTAATGATTTAGTACttcattttcaaacaatttggtacctcacttttaattctgttaataATTTGATCTGACAGAAGGCTGTAATTGTTTGCATAATCAAAATTGAAGTaccatatcgtttgatttttaaacagaACATGAAATATGACATATGTGGGGGGTCTCGCAGtaatttgatataaatattatttcaatGTTTGATTTCGGTTTTATGTTTTTCAGCTGGATGATTGGGTCTTGTGTAGAATTTATAAGAAGAAGAACGTATCAAGACACTTATTAGAGGAGAAGATTGAAGATACAGATACCAAATTGGACAAACCTGGTGTTCATGATGCTACTCAACAACAGCAAATCTTGAAATTTCCGAGGACCTTTTCGCTTACTCATCTATTAGAATTGGATTACATGGTTCCAATTTCACAGCTTTTGAGTGATAACACATACACTTCATGTTTCGATTTTCAAAGTACGATGACCAACTGTGGGACTGGCAATGTTGAGAAATTTCAGCAAGGAGAAATACCTCAACAACATACAGATTCTGGGAAATTACAGGTGAATCAGGGTAGCATCTTCAACCAATCACTATTTGCCAATCCAATGGCTTATGAATTCAAGTGATTGCCTGATTTCGGACTAGTTCAAGAACTGATGATTTCGGTTTTGTTGTAAGCTATGTTGCACGAAACTTCTTACTCCCACATTTCGGcgttttaattaatattttggacTGTTCCGTGCTATATAGGTTATAGGATACGACTGTGTTCGACACCAATTTACAAGATGTCGAAATTGTTAATATGCATATTACGCGATAGTAAATTAGATCAGCTAGGAAATTCTGAGTGTTAGTGTAGTTTACACATAACACGAAGCTTGAATGATGTACATGATCATTACATTCACCAAATGAAgctgtttttctttttgtttatattgAGAATATAGATTATTTGAAGtatttggctttttttttatctatttcatATTGagaatataaattatttgaagtatttggctttttttttatctatttatagTTGTTCGGATTTGTTGAAATATTCATTGAAAAGTATTTATCAACTTTTAGATAACAGATTTAAAAAGTGATAGCTATCCTAAAATAAGCAGGCAATTGTAGTGCTGGTCAAACAAAACTTTGGAGAATCAATTTGGGTGATGCAATATGAGTTTGGTGCATGCATGGTTAAATACAGGGACCAGAATTTAGAAAATACAATTAATAATGGCTTAATCTGATGCAACATTCCATTTAaataagtttcaccttttattttattacttgaGTTATTCAAGTATGAAAACAACAATATTTATCAACTCTTTTTTATACGGGGGGACTCATTCtcccaaaccaaaaccaaatttATTGTTAAACCTTGGGATGTGGACTGCCCGCAAGCCAACATATTTGACAATTCCGGACTATAATTGTCAGTAGTTCAATCCTAACCACTCCATTTATCAACTCTGCTCCTCCTACAAGAATTGCCATTTTTTTACTCATTTTAGTTTATATCAAGAGGTTAAAATTAGGTTAAGAGCATAAAAGAGATGAAGCAATTTTATCTCAAGTCATCCTAAAGCATACCAAGATCATGACAGAAAATTGCTGATTCTTTTACTTCATCAACTTTGCCACTAACCTGTTTCTTAACCAACTTACCATTTCAAAAGATTGTTATAAGAAAGATATTCAATTAGGACTTTTCTATCATTATATTTGCaatagttttttctttttcttgtgaTCAATGGGAAAACAAAAGGGCATTTCATTGATGTCTTCTTCCCCATCAGATGGATACAACATGGGAATTTTAATGGTAGCATGCTTAGTGGTGTCATGGATTTTTATGTATAGATGGAACCAGAGGAACAAGAAAGGCCCCAAAT
This window contains:
- the LOC126685820 gene encoding NAC domain-containing protein 2; its protein translation is MQGKSSCELPPGFRFHPTDEELIMYYLRNQATSKPCPVSIIHEVDIYKFDPWQLPEKAEFGEKEWYFFSPRDRKYPNGVRPNRATVSGYWKATGTDKAIYSASTYVGVKKALVFYKGKPPKGIKTDWIMHEYRLNDSTKYTIKQNGSMRLDDWVLCRIYKKKNVSRHLLEEKIEDTDTKLDKPGVHDATQQQQILKFPRTFSLTHLLELDYMVPISQLLSDNTYTSCFDFQSTMTNCGTGNVEKFQQGEIPQQHTDSGKLQVNQGSIFNQSLFANPMAYEFK